One Streptomyces fagopyri DNA window includes the following coding sequences:
- a CDS encoding DUF2264 domain-containing protein yields MPPLPLSPPSFRALPEDRALSPYTGLTRAHWEAAADSLLAAVAPYATADGALYHLPADRTSWSGRLSDGLEGYARTLLLAAFRGDEKVLERYADGLAAGTDGVWPRVRDRGQPLVEAASVALALRLTRPLLWDRLDDAVRQRAAGWLGDALTAEPWPCNWELFPVTVGGFLAEIGHEPEASRAAVDRGLDRIEQWYLGDGWYSDGPGRAFDYYNGWAMHLYPVLHARLAGDERLLGLYGGRLARHLEDYARLFGADGAPVHQGRSLTYRFATAAPLWLGALTGRTPLAPGQTRRLASGALRHFLDRGAVDDRGLLTLGWHGPDESVLQGYSGPASPYWASKGFLGLLLPSDHEVWTAHEEPGPTDRADAVTAVGPPNWLLQTTASDGLVRLHNHGSEDVRWDPYYTRLAYSTVTRPSAPARDADSTADGVPAGDDAPAHDSAPTGDDAPTGNDAPTRDSASAGHSASCDNSVIVGGDPSRTRIEPLGVGDGWAASRHSNGDGVRVTSLVLAHGAVEVRAHLVAGAAPGTPVRVTGWPHGPAARSELHSLHGLSEGAGVAGADATLFVALARLTAEPEPRPLAELVSVTVSVTVEGAHDVRVSWASGPSARFRFSAVDGGSTVPSWAVEPL; encoded by the coding sequence ATGCCGCCCCTTCCCCTTTCACCGCCGTCGTTCCGCGCACTCCCCGAGGACCGCGCCCTCAGCCCCTACACCGGCCTCACCCGCGCCCACTGGGAGGCGGCCGCCGACTCCCTGCTCGCGGCGGTCGCCCCGTACGCCACCGCGGACGGCGCGCTCTACCATCTGCCCGCGGACCGCACGAGCTGGTCCGGCAGGCTCTCCGACGGGCTGGAGGGATACGCCCGCACGCTGCTCCTGGCGGCCTTCCGCGGCGACGAGAAGGTGCTGGAACGCTACGCGGACGGCCTCGCCGCCGGCACGGACGGTGTCTGGCCCCGGGTCCGGGACCGCGGCCAGCCCCTCGTCGAGGCCGCGTCCGTCGCCCTGGCCCTGCGGCTGACCCGTCCCCTGTTGTGGGACCGGCTCGACGACGCCGTACGGCAGCGCGCGGCGGGGTGGCTCGGCGACGCGCTGACCGCCGAACCCTGGCCCTGCAACTGGGAGTTGTTCCCGGTGACGGTGGGCGGCTTCCTGGCCGAGATCGGTCATGAGCCGGAGGCCTCGCGGGCCGCGGTCGACCGCGGCCTGGACCGGATCGAGCAGTGGTACCTCGGCGACGGCTGGTACAGCGACGGTCCCGGCCGCGCCTTCGACTACTACAACGGCTGGGCGATGCACCTGTATCCGGTGCTGCACGCCCGGCTGGCCGGCGACGAGCGGCTGCTCGGCCTGTACGGCGGCCGGCTCGCACGTCATCTGGAGGACTACGCACGGCTGTTCGGCGCCGACGGTGCCCCCGTGCACCAGGGCCGCTCCCTGACCTACCGGTTCGCGACCGCCGCGCCGCTGTGGCTGGGCGCCCTGACGGGGCGTACTCCGCTGGCCCCGGGACAGACCCGTCGCCTCGCGTCCGGTGCCCTGCGCCACTTCCTCGACCGCGGCGCGGTCGACGACCGGGGGCTGCTCACCCTCGGCTGGCACGGCCCCGACGAGTCGGTCCTCCAGGGCTATTCGGGTCCGGCGTCCCCGTACTGGGCGAGCAAGGGGTTCCTCGGCCTGCTCCTCCCGTCCGACCACGAGGTGTGGACGGCACACGAGGAGCCCGGCCCGACGGACCGCGCCGACGCGGTGACAGCCGTGGGTCCGCCCAACTGGCTGCTCCAGACGACCGCTTCGGACGGCCTGGTCCGCCTCCACAACCACGGCAGCGAGGACGTCCGCTGGGACCCGTACTACACGCGGCTCGCCTACTCGACGGTGACGCGCCCCTCGGCGCCGGCCCGCGACGCCGACTCGACCGCCGACGGCGTTCCGGCCGGCGACGACGCCCCGGCCCATGACAGCGCCCCGACCGGCGACGACGCCCCGACCGGCAACGACGCCCCGACCCGCGACAGCGCCTCGGCCGGCCACAGCGCGTCCTGCGACAACAGTGTGATCGTCGGCGGTGACCCGAGCCGTACGCGGATCGAACCACTGGGCGTGGGGGACGGCTGGGCGGCGTCCCGGCACTCGAACGGGGACGGCGTCCGGGTCACGAGCCTCGTCCTCGCACATGGCGCGGTCGAGGTGCGGGCGCACCTGGTGGCGGGAGCGGCTCCCGGAACGCCGGTGCGCGTGACGGGCTGGCCGCACGGTCCCGCGGCGCGGTCCGAACTCCATTCCCTGCACGGCCTGTCGGAGGGGGCCGGCGTGGCAGGAGCGGACGCGACCCTCTTCGTCGCCCTCGCCCGGCTCACCGCCGAACCGGAGCCCCGCCCCCTCGCCGAGCTGGTGTCGGTGACGGTGTCGGTGACGGTGGAAGGGGCGCACGACGTCCGGGTGAGCTGGGCGTCCGGTCCGTCGGCGCGGTTCCGCTTCAGCGCCGTGGACGGGGGCTCCACGGTGCCGTCGTGGGCGGTGGAGCCCCTGTGA
- a CDS encoding ThuA domain-containing protein, whose translation MANRVLVHTRTTAYRHDSIPAAVAAVRSLGDTHGFDVVATEDPGRFEGSLDAYAAVVFLSTSGDVLTPEGRIRLAAYVEDGGGFVGVHAAACTEYDWPYYGELLGARFDRHPDLQPGRALVADRTHPATRHLPPVWEFTDEWYDFRPGPDSSARVLVRADESSYEGGGMGDDHPLVWCREQGAGRSFYTALGHTAQAYEDPDFRAHLLGGITWAARGPAASGH comes from the coding sequence ATGGCCAACCGCGTGCTCGTCCACACCCGCACCACCGCCTACCGGCACGACTCCATACCGGCCGCCGTGGCCGCCGTACGCTCCCTCGGCGACACACACGGGTTCGATGTCGTCGCCACCGAGGACCCCGGCCGCTTCGAGGGGTCCCTCGACGCGTACGCCGCCGTGGTCTTCCTCTCCACCAGCGGCGACGTGCTGACACCGGAGGGCCGGATCCGGCTCGCGGCGTACGTCGAGGACGGCGGCGGCTTCGTCGGTGTGCACGCGGCCGCCTGCACCGAGTACGACTGGCCGTACTACGGCGAACTGCTCGGCGCGCGCTTCGACCGGCACCCCGACCTCCAGCCGGGCCGCGCCCTCGTCGCGGACCGCACGCATCCGGCGACCCGACACCTCCCGCCGGTCTGGGAGTTCACCGACGAGTGGTACGACTTCCGCCCCGGGCCGGACAGTTCGGCACGCGTGCTCGTGCGCGCCGACGAATCCTCCTACGAGGGAGGCGGCATGGGCGACGACCACCCGCTGGTGTGGTGCCGCGAGCAGGGCGCGGGCCGCTCCTTCTACACCGCGCTCGGCCACACCGCGCAGGCCTACGAGGACCCGGACTTCCGTGCGCACCTGCTCGGCGGCATCACCTGGGCCGCCCGCGGCCCGGCCGCTTCGGGCCACTGA
- a CDS encoding helix-turn-helix domain-containing protein, protein MERASRLPGAVVWSRAVSTPAEAVRPVLPDGCMDLLWTEGRLLVAGPDTRAYVPGGAPADWAGVRFFPGTAPALLGVPADELRDLRVDLADLWPAAEVRRLAARIDAAADPVTALEEVALDRAAGTGPPDPLPREIVAALGAGRPAAVTAVRLGLSTRQLHRRCLAAFGYGPRTLTRILRLQRALALARDGVPFAEVAGRSGFADQPHLARDVKEFAGMPLGELLARS, encoded by the coding sequence GTGGAGCGTGCGTCCCGGTTGCCCGGCGCGGTCGTGTGGAGCCGCGCGGTCTCCACGCCCGCCGAGGCCGTACGGCCCGTGCTCCCGGACGGCTGCATGGACCTGCTGTGGACCGAGGGCCGGCTGCTGGTCGCCGGCCCCGACACCCGCGCGTACGTTCCCGGCGGCGCGCCCGCCGACTGGGCGGGGGTCCGTTTCTTCCCCGGCACGGCGCCGGCCCTCCTCGGCGTCCCCGCGGACGAACTCCGTGACCTGCGGGTGGACCTGGCCGATCTGTGGCCCGCCGCCGAGGTACGGCGCCTGGCCGCGCGGATCGACGCGGCGGCCGACCCCGTCACGGCGCTCGAAGAGGTCGCACTGGACCGGGCGGCGGGCACCGGGCCCCCCGATCCGCTGCCGCGGGAGATCGTGGCCGCCCTCGGGGCCGGGCGGCCGGCGGCGGTCACGGCCGTCCGACTGGGCCTGAGCACACGTCAGTTGCATCGTCGCTGCCTGGCGGCCTTCGGCTACGGACCCAGAACGCTGACCCGGATTTTGAGGCTGCAACGGGCCCTCGCCCTCGCACGGGACGGCGTCCCCTTCGCGGAGGTCGCCGGCCGGTCCGGCTTCGCCGACCAGCCCCATCTGGCCCGGGACGTCAAGGAGTTCGCGGGCATGCCGCTGGGCGAACTGCTCGCCCGCTCCTGA
- a CDS encoding isocitrate lyase/PEP mutase family protein, with amino-acid sequence MNADQRHPSRPPDPRTGDPAHPAAAVRRTASRPTPFAALHGTGSPLLLPNAWDHASAALLAGGGFAAIGTTSLGVAASAGLPDGAGATRELTVRLARQLAAGPYLVSVDAEDGFAQDPDEVAALARELAAAGAAGVNLEDGLGPAEAHAAKIAAVKAAVPDLFVNARTDTHWLGDGTDDRDTLHRLDLYQQAGADCVFVPGLTDPTRISALVKSLDVPLNILYSPSGPPVAHLADLGVRRVSLGSFLYRRALGAVLDAVGDIRAGRPAGGTAPAYDAVQALSRRSSRPTGPGYPRRPR; translated from the coding sequence ATGAACGCCGACCAGAGGCATCCGTCCCGTCCGCCGGACCCTCGCACCGGGGACCCGGCGCACCCCGCCGCGGCGGTCCGGCGCACCGCCTCCCGGCCGACCCCCTTCGCCGCACTCCACGGCACCGGTTCCCCGCTGCTCCTGCCCAACGCCTGGGACCACGCCTCGGCGGCCCTCCTCGCGGGCGGGGGCTTCGCGGCGATCGGGACGACGAGTCTCGGTGTGGCCGCCTCCGCCGGGCTGCCGGACGGTGCCGGGGCGACCCGGGAACTGACGGTGCGCCTGGCCCGGCAGCTCGCCGCCGGCCCGTACCTGGTGTCCGTGGACGCGGAGGACGGCTTCGCCCAGGACCCCGACGAGGTGGCCGCGCTGGCGCGCGAACTGGCCGCCGCGGGCGCTGCCGGTGTCAACCTGGAGGACGGGCTCGGTCCCGCCGAGGCGCACGCGGCGAAGATCGCGGCGGTCAAGGCCGCGGTACCGGACCTCTTCGTCAACGCCCGCACCGACACCCACTGGCTCGGCGACGGTACGGACGATCGGGACACGCTCCACCGGCTCGACCTCTACCAACAGGCGGGCGCCGACTGTGTGTTCGTCCCGGGCCTGACCGATCCCACCCGGATCTCCGCCCTCGTGAAGAGCCTCGACGTGCCGCTCAACATCCTCTACTCGCCCTCCGGGCCACCCGTCGCGCACCTCGCCGACCTCGGTGTGCGCAGGGTCAGTCTCGGTTCGTTCCTCTACCGGCGGGCGCTGGGCGCGGTCCTGGACGCGGTGGGGGACATCCGCGCCGGCCGGCCCGCCGGGGGCACGGCACCGGCGTACGACGCGGTGCAGGCGCTCAGTCGGAGATCCTCCCGACCGACAGGCCCCGGGTACCCTCGGCGGCCCCGGTGA
- a CDS encoding VOC family protein: MTPRFDVIGLVASDMAATLAFYRRLGLVFPEGAEDQPHVEAGLPGGLRLAIDTEETIRSFHPGWRPGAAGGGRASLAFRCDSPAEVDSLYEDLVGAGHHGELKPWDAVWGMRYAVVHDPDGNGVDLFAHLPGK; this comes from the coding sequence ATGACTCCACGATTCGATGTGATCGGCCTGGTCGCCTCCGACATGGCCGCCACGCTCGCCTTCTACCGCCGTCTCGGTCTCGTCTTCCCCGAGGGGGCCGAGGACCAGCCGCATGTCGAGGCCGGGCTGCCCGGCGGTCTCCGGCTGGCGATCGACACCGAGGAGACGATCCGGTCGTTCCACCCGGGGTGGCGGCCGGGAGCGGCCGGAGGCGGCCGGGCGTCGCTCGCCTTCCGTTGCGACAGTCCGGCGGAGGTGGACTCCCTGTACGAGGATCTGGTGGGCGCCGGACACCACGGCGAACTCAAGCCGTGGGACGCCGTCTGGGGCATGCGGTACGCGGTCGTGCACGACCCGGACGGCAACGGCGTGGACCTGTTCGCGCACCTGCCCGGGAAGTAG
- the mmuM gene encoding homocysteine S-methyltransferase, translating to MSTDASPGDRPRALADALASGTVVLDGGMSNQLEAAGHDLSDELWSARLLAERPEAITEAHLAYFEAGADVAITSSYQATFEGFARRGIPYGRAAGLLRLSVGSAREAARRARAGGVTRPLWVAASAGPYGAMLADGSEYRGRYGLSVAELERFHRPRLEVLAAAAPDVLALETVPDTDEARALLRAVRGLGVPAWLSYSVAGDRTRAGQPLEEAFALAADADEVIAVGVNCCAPEDVDAAVGIAARVTGKPVVVYPNSGEVWDARARAWSGRSTFGAGQVVGWRRGGARLIGGCCRVGPAAITGIRESLASGR from the coding sequence ATGAGCACTGACGCCTCCCCCGGTGACCGACCCCGCGCACTCGCCGACGCCCTCGCGTCGGGAACGGTCGTCCTGGACGGCGGGATGTCCAACCAGCTGGAGGCCGCCGGACACGATCTGAGCGACGAGCTGTGGTCGGCGCGGCTGCTCGCCGAACGGCCCGAGGCGATCACCGAGGCGCATCTCGCCTACTTCGAGGCGGGCGCGGACGTGGCCATCACCTCCAGTTACCAGGCCACCTTCGAGGGCTTCGCGAGACGCGGCATCCCGTACGGCCGGGCGGCCGGGCTGCTGCGCCTCAGCGTCGGATCGGCGCGCGAGGCGGCCCGTCGCGCGCGGGCCGGGGGCGTCACGCGGCCCCTGTGGGTGGCGGCGTCGGCCGGCCCGTACGGGGCGATGCTCGCGGACGGTTCGGAGTACCGGGGCCGGTACGGGCTGAGCGTGGCCGAACTGGAGCGCTTCCACCGCCCGCGCCTGGAGGTGCTGGCCGCCGCCGCGCCCGACGTGCTGGCCCTGGAGACCGTGCCGGACACCGACGAGGCGCGGGCGCTGCTGCGGGCGGTGCGGGGGCTCGGTGTGCCGGCGTGGCTGTCGTACAGCGTCGCCGGTGACCGCACCCGGGCCGGGCAGCCCCTGGAGGAGGCCTTCGCCCTGGCCGCCGATGCGGACGAGGTCATCGCGGTCGGTGTGAACTGCTGCGCGCCCGAGGACGTGGACGCCGCGGTCGGGATCGCGGCGCGGGTGACCGGCAAGCCGGTGGTGGTCTATCCGAACAGCGGTGAGGTGTGGGACGCGCGGGCCCGTGCGTGGAGCGGGCGCTCGACGTTCGGCGCCGGACAGGTGGTCGGCTGGCGGCGGGGCGGGGCCCGGCTGATCGGCGGCTGCTGCCGGGTGGGCCCCGCGGCGATCACGGGGATCAGGGAGTCGCTGGCCTCAGGCCGGTGA